A stretch of Deltaproteobacteria bacterium DNA encodes these proteins:
- a CDS encoding TRC40/GET3/ArsA family transport-energizing ATPase, which produces MNFTMKEFFHDHPNLRYLYFGGKGGVGKTVVAGATALWFSRQGKKTLLASTNPVHSLSNLLEQNVFGKPVAVKGAPNLYASEIDTSETIQRSKNDIKDKIAWFLKFADIPTKAEDFVESATMNPAFEESAMFENMINIIFEDEYEVYIFDTAPTANARRLLGMSKVYALWVNKMYKSREEARQMRLSLSFRKKKPEDERDPLLDYLITFRDRIEKMRGLLTDQEKTAFFFVTLLESLPIAVIKRFIGWFKDFGIPIGGVIVNEVIDKSEIDENTAEFIRNRIAMQERYREEITRSFDNFCGEAPLFEKEVKGLPMVERVADALFV; this is translated from the coding sequence ATGAACTTCACCATGAAAGAGTTCTTCCACGACCACCCAAATCTCCGGTATCTGTATTTCGGCGGCAAGGGGGGGGTAGGCAAGACCGTAGTCGCAGGTGCGACGGCGCTGTGGTTTTCTCGACAGGGGAAGAAGACACTCCTCGCCTCCACCAACCCGGTACACAGCCTGTCAAACCTCCTCGAGCAGAACGTATTCGGCAAACCGGTCGCCGTGAAAGGGGCGCCCAACCTGTATGCGAGTGAAATCGACACGTCGGAAACCATTCAGAGATCCAAGAACGACATCAAGGACAAGATTGCCTGGTTTCTGAAATTCGCCGATATACCCACCAAGGCCGAGGATTTCGTGGAGTCAGCCACCATGAATCCCGCCTTTGAAGAATCAGCCATGTTCGAGAATATGATCAATATCATCTTTGAGGACGAATACGAGGTGTACATCTTCGATACGGCCCCAACGGCCAACGCCAGGAGGCTCCTCGGGATGTCAAAGGTCTACGCCCTCTGGGTGAACAAGATGTACAAGAGCCGCGAAGAAGCCCGGCAGATGAGACTCAGCCTCTCTTTCCGAAAGAAGAAACCGGAGGATGAACGGGATCCCCTGCTCGACTATCTGATCACCTTCCGGGACAGAATCGAGAAGATGAGGGGACTCCTCACCGACCAGGAAAAGACCGCCTTCTTCTTCGTGACCCTCCTCGAAAGCCTCCCCATAGCCGTGATCAAACGTTTCATCGGATGGTTCAAGGATTTCGGCATCCCCATCGGAGGGGTCATCGTCAATGAGGTGATCGATAAATCCGAAATAGACGAAAATACGGCCGAGTTCATTCGTAATCGGATCGCCATGCAGGAGAGATACAGAGAAGAGATTACCCGCTCCTTTGACAACTTCTGCGGGGAGGCACCGCTCTTCGAGAAGGAGGTCAAGGGACTACCCATGGTGGAGAGGGTGGCCGATGCCCTCTTCGTGTAA
- a CDS encoding TRC40/GET3/ArsA family transport-energizing ATPase, whose product MSLAEMFQKYPNRRYVMYGGKGGLGKTTFSAATAYWLAKQGKRVLVFSVDPQASLSDIFERDIFGKGAVEIIPNLYAQEIDADRRIKDYQKEIRQKIIDMYGMEKIPEEIEHYIEAASAEPAMEESAIFDAVVDIVIQGGYDYYIYDLVPLGHALYYLSMGSIYDAWLQKITGLREQMREYDSVIATMRREKQTEEDAIYEELLYIKNRIGASSRIMTDTEKTAFYFVLTPEDMVIDDTIKAAGLFAKFNVPLTGYLVNRVISQDLEKERIPEYLRNRIEMQRTCLNTIRERFGGRVLAMVPEFDNEIKGLETIERMARVMFGEERT is encoded by the coding sequence ATGTCTCTGGCTGAGATGTTTCAGAAATATCCCAATCGCAGGTATGTAATGTACGGCGGGAAGGGAGGGCTGGGCAAGACCACGTTCTCGGCGGCCACGGCCTATTGGCTGGCAAAACAGGGCAAGAGGGTTCTCGTATTCTCAGTGGATCCCCAGGCTTCGCTGAGCGATATCTTCGAAAGAGACATTTTCGGCAAGGGAGCCGTCGAGATCATCCCGAACCTCTATGCACAGGAGATCGACGCGGACCGCCGGATCAAGGACTATCAGAAAGAAATCCGCCAGAAAATCATCGACATGTACGGAATGGAGAAGATTCCAGAGGAGATCGAACATTACATAGAGGCTGCCTCTGCCGAACCTGCCATGGAGGAGAGCGCCATATTCGACGCCGTAGTCGATATCGTGATCCAGGGAGGGTATGACTACTATATCTATGATCTGGTCCCCCTGGGCCACGCCCTCTACTACCTCAGCATGGGGTCGATCTACGACGCATGGCTACAGAAGATCACCGGCCTGAGAGAACAGATGAGAGAGTATGACTCGGTCATAGCAACCATGCGGCGGGAAAAACAGACCGAGGAAGACGCAATCTATGAAGAGCTTCTCTACATCAAGAACAGGATCGGCGCCTCCTCCAGAATCATGACCGATACGGAGAAGACGGCCTTCTATTTTGTTCTCACCCCAGAAGACATGGTGATCGATGATACGATCAAAGCGGCTGGGCTCTTTGCAAAATTCAACGTTCCTCTGACCGGCTATCTTGTCAATCGAGTCATCTCCCAGGACCTGGAGAAGGAGAGAATTCCGGAGTACCTGAGAAACAGGATCGAGATGCAGAGGACGTGTCTGAACACCATAAGAGAGAGGTTTGGCGGCAGGGTTCTCGCCATGGTCCCGGAGTTCGACAACGAGATCAAAGGCCTCGAGACCATAGAACGGATGGCCAGGGTCATGTTCGGGGAGGAGAGGACATGA